In the genome of Microcoleus vaginatus PCC 9802, the window GGACGGTTTCATGTACTGCCACTCTAGAACTGTTAATTTTATTTTGCTTCAGCCTTATGATCAAGAGTTTCGGCAACAGGCACGTCAATAGATAGCGGCCGCAGTCGCTTTCTCTAGGGGGTTTCAGGCTAATTTTCTCTTGAATTGTCTGAGAGTGTGTGGCCAGTAGGCTGCGGAAATTAATCCACACTCCGTAAGCACAAATACTGCCCCCTGCAATTTGATGCCCGAAGTTCCGATCAACACTCACTCTCGACACTAACTGTCGGCACTCACGCAGCATATTGGAGGGGATGCCAGCAGAATTGGGCTGTAAAATTCACAAACCGTGACAATATTTGGTTTTAGGCTACTCAATAAGCCAAAGTTTCTAAAGTTTCCCGCAGATAGGAACGAACCTGCTGATCGATGGTGGCATTTTGCTGCTGACGCTCAAAATTGAGTTCTAGCTGCCAGCGTTGAAATCCTGAACTTGCGCCGATCGCGGATTTGAGACTGCCCCAGATTTCAGAATCTTTGCACAGCTCGATCCCCTCTGCGGCTTGAGGTTCTTCTGCGAGCGGTAGATAATTCGCCATATTGTTATACCTCTGTTTTAATCCCTTGTAAGGATTGAAAGCTGACCTTGACACTCTCTATTATAGATTCTTCTCTCCAGATAGCCAATATAAAATATCCACACTCTGGGATTAAAAATTCAATATTAAGACTATTAATAATCTCTATCCGAAGAGGGGCCTTACCTATTTTTTTCAAAGCATACATCTGTACAACTTAAAGTAGCTTAAACTACAATTGTCCCCCTCTTAATTTTTAATTTCACTTTTTTTCGATCGACTGTTCAGGTAGAGATGTAACGCCGTTGGTATCAACAGGTTTTGGGTTGACAATACTATCGACTGACGAATTCCCTATGCCGGATGCTGGCCCAATTGACTCTACGGGTGCAGACACAGCGGCAGTTGTCTCGGCTGCAAAAGCCGGCAAAAGTCGATCGACTTGCCAAGGCGCGATCGTAAAATCCTGCCGAATTTTTTCTAAAACATGAGGCTTTGTCGCTGCAAATTCTGATTCTGGCGTCAGCAAAACCGCCATGACACTAGCAGACACCTGCAAAAACAAATTGCTAGCTAAAAAAGCAGAAGCTGCCAACAACAATCCAGCCCACCGCCAGGAAGGAGGAAAGGGAGCCACCGAAGCCGCGAGGGGAGCCAATCGGTAGAGTTGCCACAAAATTACTGCCAGCAAAACAGCGACAAAAAGAGCGATTCCTTGATTTAACTTTGTTTTAAACCGAGTCAGAATCTGCTGCTGCACAGAAGTTAAATTCTGCGGTTTTACCGCCACAACTAGAATACTAAAAATGTAAAAAGGGCGGAACCACTGCATCCACAGCACAGGAACAATACCTGCTACAGCCACTAAAAATATTTCTAACCAGACAGGGAGCAGGGGAGAACCCACTGCGAGTCCCAGCAAGCACAGTCCCAGGAATATCGGCAGTGTAGCCGCCCCAGAAAGGTGAATCCACAAAAAAGGATCTGACCAAAAAGAACGCACTTTAAATAATTATGAGTTATGAGTTATGAGTTTTGAAATTTGAGAGTCTGGGACGCACTTTTGACCCAGAAACCCGGTGCGAAGAGTACATTTCTAGCGGTCAAACCGAGCATTTTGGTAGGAAACTCGGTTGATTTGCGTAAGTCTTATTTTAGTTTTAAATTTTGAATTTTCAGCAACAGCCAAAACTATTAGGACGTTGTTAATTACTAACATCTTTGCTTTTATTGCTTCTTCCTTCTCTCGCGACGATAACTAAAACCTTCTTCCTTCGGCTATAAGTTAACAACCAAAGTTGCGAGTGATGAGTTTGGGAGTATTGAGTGAAGAGAAGAGTTGCGAGCGATCGGCAATTTGGTTGCCTTCACTCAAAACTTCTCTTCCAACTCAACACTCACAACTCAAAACTATTGAGAGAGAGTCCGGCGCTTAGTAACCATCCGGTAGGCTTCAATCATATCGCCATCCGCCCAGTCGCTAAAGCCGCTCAAGGAAATGCCGCATTCAAAGCCAGCATTGACTTCCTTGGCATCTTCCTTCATCCGTTTTAGGGAGTCGAGGACACCTTCGTAAACGACATTGTTGCCCCGGCGCACCCGCACCTTACAGTTACGGATGACTTTGCCAGAGAGTACCATACATCCAGCTACAGCTCCGCGACCGATCGCGAAGACAGCGCGCACTTCGACTTGACCCAAAGGTTCTTCCACCAGTTCGGGTTCCAGCAGACCTTCCATCGCCCCTTGAATGTCATCCAAGAGGTTGTAGATGATGCTGTATTCCCGCACGTCTACGCCCGCTTGGTCGGCCGCGAGGCGAGCGTCGGTAGCGAGAGTAGTATTGAACCCGATAATTACAGCATTACTGGCTGCAGCGAGGTCAATATCCGTTTCTGTAATTTCCCCAGGAGCAGATAGCAGCAGTCGGAGTTGAACTTCTTTTTGAGGAAGTTGAGTCAGAGCGCCGACAATTGCTTCGAGGGAGCCTTGGACATCTGCTTTCAAGATCAAGTTGAGTTCTTTGAGAACGCCTTCCTTAGCTTGTTGAGAGAAGCCGCTGAGGCTGATCCGGCCGCCTTGCAGCAGGCGGGAATCTCGTTGGGAGGTAGCTCTTCCAGTGGCGATCGCCGCAGCTTCTTTTTCGTTTGCGAAGACATCAAACTCGTCTCCGGCGCGAGGAACTTCCCGCAGCCCCAGCACTTCCACCGCGAAGGATGGAGTTGCTTGCTCTACGCGTTCGCCCCGGTCATCGATCATTGCGCGCACCTTGCCCAAAGCCGAGCCTGCGACCACAATATCGCCCACTCGCAGAGTGCCGTTCTGCACCAGCAGAGTTGCCACAGGTCCCCTTGCCTTGTCGAGGTGAGCTTCAATCACAGTACCCTTAGCTGGTCGGTGCGGGTTGGCGTTGAGGTCTTCCATTTCCGCCACTGTCAGAATCATTTCCAACAGCGTATCCAGGTTTTCGCCTCGGATCGCGCTGACTGGAACCATCGTGATATCGCCGCCCCAGTCATCTGCGACCAAGCCGTACTCAGTAAGCTCTTGCTTCACCCGTTCCGGCTGAGCACCCTCCTTGTCAACTTTATTGATAGCCACAACAATTGGCACTTTCGCCGCTTTCGCGTGGCTGATCGCTTCAATTGTCTGGGGTCGCACGCCGTCGTCCGCCGCCACCACCAAGATGGCGATGTCCGTAACCCGTGTTCCCCGAGCCCGCATCGCTGTAAAGGCTTCGTGACCGGGCGTATCCAAAAATACGACCTGCTGGCTCTTGCCTTCGTGTACCACATCCACGTGGTAAGCACCGATGTGCTGGGTAATGCCCCCAGCTTCTCCCTGAGCCACCTTGGTTTTGCGGATCGAGTCGAGCAAGGTAGTTTTACCGTGATCCACGTGTCCCATAATCGTTACGACTGGGGGACGGCGTTCGAGGTATTCCAAATCCGCTGCATCCAGCATCTCGATCACTTTGATAGCTGGGGCTACTTTTTCTGGGGTTTCCACCTCTACGCCCATTTCTTCGGCTACCATCCGCACCGCTGGAATGTCCAGGGTTTCGGTAATATTTACCGCAATTCCTTTAGAGAAAAGCCGCTTAATAATTTCGGTTTCGGGAACAGCCAGAGTAATTGCTAGTTCTTGAACGGTCATCGGCCTGCTCAGCAGCAGCTTTTCTGGACGTTCTACCTTAGCTTCGGCTGTTTTGCCCCGGTTGCCCCGTCCCCCGCTGGAACCTGAAGAAGAACTTTTATCGTGAGAAGGGCCTGGTCTCTTATTTTTTCCGCTGCTTCCGGGTGCGCCCGGAGTTGGTGTTGACTTGGGTGCTGCTTGTCCTTTCGCTTTAGCTGGGCGGGCTAGGGACAGGCTGACCGTGACTGGTGCTGGCAGATCCAACCCGTTTTCTAAGTCATCGTCATCCTCGTCTATCGGTTTTAGGCGAGAACGTTTTGCCTTAACTGCCTTGGCAGCTTTGGCAGCATCTGAGTTTTCGTCATCATCTTCTTCCCAAATGACCGATGTCTTTTTGGCAGGACGAGGGAGGGAGGGCCTTTCGAGGAGAGTAATCCCCAGCAACGGCGTATTATCTTCTTCATTGTCATCAGTGTCGTCCCCTGCGGCTCCGGTGTCACCGCCCCGGCTACGCAGCCCGGTAGCTGACGTTGCGGGGGCAAGGCTCCGGCGCGGGCCACCCGGCTGGGGTCGATCGGCAAGTGGAGTTTTGACTGGACCACCAGCGCCTTCCCGGCGCGGTCTTTGTGCGTCGCGAGATTCGGTAGCAGCTCCCGGTGCAGGTCTGCTGGGGCGGCTCGGTTTAGCCGGCGCTTCCAGAGTTTCTGACTGTTCTGATTGCTCTTGCTCGGTTTTTGCAAGTTTGAGTACCGGCTTGTTCCCCAGATTTTGTGGGGTACGGCTAGCCGACTCTGATGCCCCTCTGACTGGCGGCGACGTGAGTTTGGCCGACGGCGCAGGGGGGGCGATCGGCGGTTGCTTGGTGCGTTCGGGAGCCTTTTCCGACGGCGGTTGAGGTGCTGTAGGTGCCTGAGCCTGGGCGGTTGTTTCCGGGGCGATCGCACCTACAGTTTCGGAAACTGTTTCGGAAACTGTTTCTGACACTGTTTCTGACGGAGCAGCCGGGACAGCGACATTTGGCTTCGACAGTACAGGTCGATTGATATTCGGTTTAGCTGGAGGCTGGAGTTGTTGAGCTGCAGGCGACTTGGGAGGAGTTGCCACGGTTGCCGCAGGCTGGTCTTTGTTCTCCTCGTTGCCTGCAGGCTGGGAGTTTGCACCAGCCGGGCGTACTTTTGGACTGCGTATTTCTAAAATTTGCTGCTTTTTTTGTTGGTCGTTAGGGTGAGGGCCAGATTCTCTAGATGGCGCTGCTGCTCTTTCAGGTGGAGCTGGCTTGCCGGGGGAAGAGTGGCTACTGGCTACGTATTTTTCCGCCGTTTTGCGAATGCGCTCTGCTTCGGATTCTGTAATTGTGCTGCTGTGGCTCTTGACTGAAATATTGAGCCGCTCGCATACTGCCAAGATGTCTTTATTATCCAAATTTAGTTCCCGTGATAATTCGTAAATTCTTACTTTGCCGTTGTTCATCCACTCTGCCCTCTTTTGTGCCAACCAGTTTTTACATTGTGATTTTTTGTTCTAATGACGACATCATTCGCTGTGATTGATTCAGTGTCAGGAATCGGGGTTTTGGTACTCGCTCAGCAATTTTATCTAAAAGATGCAACTCGCTGAAGTCTGCGGTTGAAGAATTCTCAAGTCTGTTTGGGAACTTGGAACTCCGAAGTCTGAGTTTTGGCAAAACCCACTCTCTCAAGCTTCCAAGTTGGCCTTTCCACCTTGAGGATACCTCTGCTAGTACCCTACCCTTATCTAATCTGACACAAATCTTTCCAGACTGGTGGGCAGATCGGATTGGGGTTTTATAGCTGGCGCTACCGGTAATTACTGGTAGGGCTGCCAAGAGGGTTTATACAGTCGATACCGAACTATTGTCGGTTTTTCGTCCGGCCCGGCCAGAGTAAGATGTACAGTCAGATGTGGCTAAACGCTGCCAAAGTGTTTGGTACAGTTCGTCAGACACAGGCGCTTTGAGCGATCGCCCAAGTCGATTTTTTTTCTGAGCTGCTTTGAGGCATTCTGCTTCCCGACAAAGGTAAGCAGAACGGCCCATGCCACGATCTAATTGTACCTGATGAGAAGGATAGAGCCTGACTACTCGCCAAAAAGCTTCCTTAGGAGCTATTTTTCGACAACTTGCACAGCACCGGTAGTTCGGTTTCATTTCTTGTGAGAGGGGGAGTAGGGGGAGAGGGGGGAGTAGGGGACAAGTCCTCCTGGTCTCCCGAAGAGAGAAAATCTTATGACAAGGAGTCAGAAGACAGAATTCAGAATTCAAAATACGCCATGTCCCAAGTCAGGGGTAAGGGTCACGGAAAAAATTTTTTGTGATCCACGATTAAAATCGCGGGCTTTCAACCTCGATTCTTCATCCTGTCGCACAGAACCCATTCTGGATTCTGGGTTCTGAATTCTGAATTCTTCTTCGGTAAATGTCACAGTTTTTAGACTGCGGCTTCGGTTTCCTCCGTGGCGGCTGCCTCCTCTTCGTCAAATTCTGCGGTTTCCTCGTCGCCGTCGTAGTCGCCCGCTTCGTCTGCATCGTAGTCGCCTGCTAGTTCTTCGAGCCTAGTTGCTTCTGCTGCCAATTTGCTATCTTCGGCGGCGCGATCGTACTTAGCAATATCTTTGATATCGATTTTCCAACCGGTTAGGCGGG includes:
- a CDS encoding low-complexity tail membrane protein; translation: MRSFWSDPFLWIHLSGAATLPIFLGLCLLGLAVGSPLLPVWLEIFLVAVAGIVPVLWMQWFRPFYIFSILVVAVKPQNLTSVQQQILTRFKTKLNQGIALFVAVLLAVILWQLYRLAPLAASVAPFPPSWRWAGLLLAASAFLASNLFLQVSASVMAVLLTPESEFAATKPHVLEKIRQDFTIAPWQVDRLLPAFAAETTAAVSAPVESIGPASGIGNSSVDSIVNPKPVDTNGVTSLPEQSIEKK
- a CDS encoding translation initiation factor IF-2: MNNGKVRIYELSRELNLDNKDILAVCERLNISVKSHSSTITESEAERIRKTAEKYVASSHSSPGKPAPPERAAAPSRESGPHPNDQQKKQQILEIRSPKVRPAGANSQPAGNEENKDQPAATVATPPKSPAAQQLQPPAKPNINRPVLSKPNVAVPAAPSETVSETVSETVSETVGAIAPETTAQAQAPTAPQPPSEKAPERTKQPPIAPPAPSAKLTSPPVRGASESASRTPQNLGNKPVLKLAKTEQEQSEQSETLEAPAKPSRPSRPAPGAATESRDAQRPRREGAGGPVKTPLADRPQPGGPRRSLAPATSATGLRSRGGDTGAAGDDTDDNEEDNTPLLGITLLERPSLPRPAKKTSVIWEEDDDENSDAAKAAKAVKAKRSRLKPIDEDDDDLENGLDLPAPVTVSLSLARPAKAKGQAAPKSTPTPGAPGSSGKNKRPGPSHDKSSSSGSSGGRGNRGKTAEAKVERPEKLLLSRPMTVQELAITLAVPETEIIKRLFSKGIAVNITETLDIPAVRMVAEEMGVEVETPEKVAPAIKVIEMLDAADLEYLERRPPVVTIMGHVDHGKTTLLDSIRKTKVAQGEAGGITQHIGAYHVDVVHEGKSQQVVFLDTPGHEAFTAMRARGTRVTDIAILVVAADDGVRPQTIEAISHAKAAKVPIVVAINKVDKEGAQPERVKQELTEYGLVADDWGGDITMVPVSAIRGENLDTLLEMILTVAEMEDLNANPHRPAKGTVIEAHLDKARGPVATLLVQNGTLRVGDIVVAGSALGKVRAMIDDRGERVEQATPSFAVEVLGLREVPRAGDEFDVFANEKEAAAIATGRATSQRDSRLLQGGRISLSGFSQQAKEGVLKELNLILKADVQGSLEAIVGALTQLPQKEVQLRLLLSAPGEITETDIDLAAASNAVIIGFNTTLATDARLAADQAGVDVREYSIIYNLLDDIQGAMEGLLEPELVEEPLGQVEVRAVFAIGRGAVAGCMVLSGKVIRNCKVRVRRGNNVVYEGVLDSLKRMKEDAKEVNAGFECGISLSGFSDWADGDMIEAYRMVTKRRTLSQ